In Bacteroidales bacterium, a single window of DNA contains:
- a CDS encoding 2-oxo acid dehydrogenase subunit E2, protein MKEIQYPSSRRFTFDVGRIGREKHHVKALLEVDISEARSKIKQYRRSGNKMSFTAWLIKVIVDCVALHPPINGINRQRGNRVVVFSEVDISLVIEKEVKGTRVPLPYVIRKADQKTHDQIYSEIESAKSQIIEDEGDYVLGEKHNSLGMRFFAGLPQGLRLTLMRIFLFNNPQRLKDKMGTVMVTTAGMAGHTRGWIIPFSMHPLSLSFGSLNEQPPVHSGEIRIREILHLTILVDHDVIDGIPAAKFVDDLVKKMERGYGL, encoded by the coding sequence ATGAAAGAAATCCAGTACCCCTCCAGCCGGCGGTTCACCTTTGATGTGGGGAGGATCGGACGCGAGAAACATCATGTCAAAGCGCTGCTTGAAGTTGATATAAGCGAAGCCCGAAGCAAGATCAAGCAGTATAGGCGGTCCGGCAATAAAATGTCCTTCACCGCCTGGCTGATTAAGGTGATTGTCGACTGCGTTGCCCTTCATCCACCCATTAACGGTATCAACCGCCAAAGGGGAAACAGGGTGGTTGTATTCAGCGAGGTCGATATCTCCCTGGTTATTGAGAAGGAAGTGAAGGGAACCCGGGTTCCGCTTCCGTACGTGATACGAAAGGCAGATCAGAAAACCCATGATCAGATATATTCAGAGATTGAATCTGCAAAATCCCAGATCATTGAAGATGAAGGCGACTACGTGCTGGGCGAGAAGCACAACTCCTTAGGGATGAGGTTTTTTGCAGGCCTTCCGCAGGGGCTGCGTCTGACTTTAATGCGGATATTCCTGTTTAATAATCCTCAGCGATTAAAGGATAAGATGGGTACTGTGATGGTTACTACTGCCGGGATGGCTGGTCATACAAGGGGCTGGATCATACCTTTTAGCATGCATCCGCTCAGTCTGTCATTCGGTTCCTTAAATGAGCAACCTCCGGTGCATTCCGGAGAGATCCGGATCAGAGAGATCCTGCATTTGACGATACTGGTCGATCATGATGTGATCGACGGGATCCCGGCGGCGAAGTTTGTGGATGATCTGGTTAAAAAGATGGAAAGGGGCTATGGTTTATGA
- a CDS encoding glycoside hydrolase family 43 protein, which translates to MKTGGITFVLLLVIATSCKNGEKQGESAEYSGNPVFPGWYADPEGIIFDETYWIYPTYSDHYEFPDTSSGMSGKQLAMRENAINPQYLIQTFFDAFSSRDLIHWTKHSHVLDIQDVSWAAYSLWAPSIVRANQKYYLFFSANDIQSNDEPGGIGVAVSDSPAGPFVDALGKALIDEFHNGAQPIDQFVFKDEDGQHYMYYGGWRHCNVVKLRDDLLGLERFEDGDLYKEITPEDYVEGPFVLKRKNKYYLMWSEGGWGGPDYRVAYAMADSPVGPFDRIGTILQQDSALARGAGHHSVISIPDSDEYYIVYHRRPLNTDDPHHRETCIDLMTFDANGFIEPVEMTFEGVKKRFLANKE; encoded by the coding sequence ATGAAAACAGGGGGCATCACTTTTGTATTATTACTTGTTATAGCTACATCCTGTAAGAACGGGGAAAAGCAAGGTGAAAGCGCAGAATATTCCGGGAATCCTGTATTCCCAGGGTGGTATGCAGATCCGGAAGGGATCATATTTGATGAAACATATTGGATCTATCCGACCTACTCGGATCATTACGAGTTTCCCGACACTTCCTCAGGCATGTCCGGGAAACAACTGGCAATGCGGGAAAATGCCATTAACCCACAGTATCTTATCCAGACTTTTTTTGACGCTTTTTCTTCCAGAGATCTGATCCATTGGACAAAACATTCTCATGTCCTGGACATACAGGATGTTTCGTGGGCGGCCTATTCCCTGTGGGCACCATCCATTGTCAGAGCCAACCAAAAGTATTATTTGTTTTTCTCGGCAAATGATATACAGAGTAATGATGAGCCGGGAGGTATCGGTGTTGCTGTTTCGGATAGTCCGGCGGGCCCTTTTGTCGATGCATTGGGTAAAGCCCTTATCGATGAATTTCACAATGGGGCCCAGCCGATTGATCAGTTTGTTTTTAAAGATGAGGATGGGCAGCATTATATGTACTACGGAGGATGGCGGCATTGCAATGTGGTAAAACTGCGTGATGACTTGCTGGGCCTTGAGCGCTTTGAAGACGGGGATCTCTATAAAGAGATCACTCCTGAGGATTATGTGGAAGGGCCCTTTGTATTAAAACGAAAGAATAAGTACTACCTGATGTGGTCGGAAGGGGGCTGGGGAGGACCCGATTACAGAGTCGCCTATGCCATGGCAGATTCTCCGGTGGGCCCTTTTGACAGGATAGGAACCATATTGCAGCAGGATTCTGCTCTTGCAAGAGGCGCGGGGCATCATTCGGTGATTTCGATCCCCGACTCGGATGAGTATTATATCGTCTATCACCGGCGACCCCTGAACACCGATGATCCCCATCACCGGGAAACCTGTATCGACCTGATGACATTTGAC